Proteins co-encoded in one Halococcoides cellulosivorans genomic window:
- a CDS encoding PRC-barrel domain-containing protein produces the protein MEPESTAAPAEITALVGREVYTNNGVFVGEIEDLRLDLDAEEVTGLALGRTNDELFDEDVRAARGVIVPYRWVQSVGDVVIATDLLEHLDDAERDGSETEMAV, from the coding sequence ATGGAACCCGAATCGACTGCCGCCCCGGCGGAGATCACCGCGCTCGTCGGCCGCGAAGTGTACACCAACAACGGCGTCTTCGTCGGTGAAATCGAAGACCTGCGTCTGGATCTCGACGCCGAAGAGGTCACCGGCCTCGCGCTCGGCCGGACGAACGACGAACTGTTCGACGAGGACGTGCGGGCCGCCCGTGGCGTCATCGTCCCCTACCGGTGGGTCCAGTCGGTCGGTGACGTGGTGATCGCCACCGACCTCCTCGAACACCTCGACGACGCCGAACGCGACGGCTCCGAGACCGAGATGGCCGTCTGA
- a CDS encoding DHH family phosphoesterase — MSTDMPMATMSSYAILGCGSVGHAVAEDLTAEGKDVLILDKDEGRVEALRDQDLNARTADIREPSIVDEIEGYGAVLILTPEVDANRAAVEHIRGDAVDQFVVVRASDPVSADELSELGADVVINPSAVIADSALRALETGELEHLAGRLAEEIDATDDRMAILIHRGPDPDSIASGAALKSIAASRDIDADVIYDGEIGHHENRAFVNLLGLELFARTEVDLDDYDTVALVDYSKSGMQPFDDERRVDVIIDHFEGELGLEASFEDVRPNVSATSTILTKYLQEFDITLDQEVATALLYGIRAETLDFKRDTTPADLTAAAYLYPFADHDTLEQVESPSMSPETLDVLAEAIRNREVRGSHLVSNAGFIRDRDALSQAAQQLLNLEGITTSAVFAIAEDTIYLAARSKDIRMNIGNVLSDAFAEVGDAAGHSTDASAEIPLGIFTGIEATEQNQETLLTLTEQAVKTKLFAAMGVDSDSNGN; from the coding sequence ATGAGTACCGACATGCCGATGGCCACGATGTCCTCGTACGCTATTCTGGGGTGTGGGAGCGTCGGCCACGCCGTGGCCGAGGACCTCACGGCCGAGGGCAAAGACGTCCTGATCCTCGACAAAGACGAGGGCCGCGTCGAGGCGTTGCGCGATCAGGACCTCAACGCCCGGACGGCGGACATCCGCGAGCCGTCGATCGTCGACGAGATCGAGGGGTACGGCGCCGTCCTCATTCTCACGCCCGAGGTCGATGCCAATCGCGCGGCCGTCGAGCACATCCGCGGCGACGCGGTCGACCAGTTCGTCGTCGTCCGCGCCTCGGATCCGGTCTCGGCGGACGAACTCTCGGAGTTGGGTGCGGACGTGGTGATCAACCCGTCGGCGGTGATCGCGGATTCGGCACTCCGCGCGCTCGAAACCGGCGAACTCGAACACCTCGCCGGCCGGCTTGCCGAGGAGATCGACGCCACCGACGACCGGATGGCGATTTTGATCCACCGGGGGCCCGACCCCGACTCGATCGCGAGCGGCGCCGCACTCAAGTCGATCGCGGCGAGTCGCGATATCGACGCCGACGTGATTTACGACGGCGAGATCGGACACCACGAGAACCGTGCGTTCGTCAATTTGCTCGGCCTCGAACTGTTCGCCCGGACCGAGGTCGATCTCGACGACTACGACACCGTCGCGCTGGTCGATTACTCGAAAAGCGGCATGCAACCGTTCGACGACGAGCGACGGGTCGACGTGATCATCGACCACTTCGAGGGCGAACTCGGGCTGGAGGCGAGTTTCGAGGACGTCCGCCCGAACGTCTCGGCCACGTCGACGATCCTGACGAAGTACCTCCAGGAGTTCGACATCACGCTCGACCAGGAAGTCGCGACCGCACTCCTCTATGGCATTCGCGCCGAGACGCTGGATTTCAAGCGCGACACGACACCAGCCGACCTGACCGCGGCGGCGTACCTGTATCCGTTTGCCGATCACGACACGCTCGAACAGGTCGAATCACCGTCGATGAGCCCCGAGACACTCGACGTGCTCGCGGAGGCCATCCGCAATCGCGAGGTGCGGGGCTCACATCTCGTCTCGAACGCGGGGTTCATTCGCGACCGTGACGCGCTCTCACAGGCGGCCCAACAACTGCTCAACCTCGAAGGCATCACGACGTCGGCGGTGTTCGCGATTGCCGAAGACACCATCTATCTCGCCGCGCGCTCGAAAGACATCCGGATGAACATCGGGAACGTCCTGAGCGACGCGTTTGCCGAAGTCGGTGACGCCGCCGGCCACTCGACGGACGCGAGCGCGGAGATCCCGCTGGGCATCTTCACGGGCATCGAGGCCACCGAACAGAACCAGGAGACGCTGCTCACGCTGACCGAACAGGCCGTGAAGACCAAGCTGTTCGCCGCGATGGGTGTCGACAGCGACAGCAACGGGAACTGA
- a CDS encoding nicotinamide-nucleotide adenylyltransferase, translated as MTRGFYIGRFQPYHDGHHTMVDHIAADVDELVLGIGSAGDSHTFANPFTAGERIMMITKAVEAFDLTTYVVPIEDLERHSVWVSHVQSMCPNFDVAYSNNPLVVRLFEEAGIEVRQSPMFDRERLEGSQIRQRMVDGDGWRETVPQAAIDVIEESGGVRRLRQIDQSDANGST; from the coding sequence ATGACGCGGGGCTTCTACATCGGTCGCTTCCAGCCCTACCACGACGGCCACCACACGATGGTCGACCACATCGCCGCCGACGTGGACGAACTCGTTCTGGGGATCGGGAGTGCGGGCGATTCACACACGTTCGCCAACCCGTTCACGGCGGGCGAGCGCATCATGATGATCACGAAGGCCGTCGAGGCGTTCGATCTCACGACCTACGTCGTCCCGATCGAGGACCTCGAACGCCACTCCGTGTGGGTGAGTCACGTCCAGTCGATGTGCCCGAACTTCGACGTGGCGTACTCGAACAACCCGCTGGTCGTACGCCTGTTCGAGGAGGCGGGCATCGAGGTCCGCCAGTCACCGATGTTCGACCGCGAGCGCCTGGAGGGCAGTCAGATCCGCCAGCGCATGGTCGACGGCGACGGGTGGCGTGAGACCGTCCCCCAGGCCGCCATCGACGTCATCGAGGAGAGCGGTGGCGTCCGGCGGCTCCGCCAGATCGACCAGAGCGACGCGAACGGCAGTACGTGA
- a CDS encoding SAM hydrolase/SAM-dependent halogenase family protein → MITLSSDFGSPYPAAMRGVICRESEARIVEVSHEFPRQDVRATAFWLRELLPEFPPAVHCVVVDPGVGTDRAALAIAAGEHVLVGPDNGVLVPPARALADGNEFTVHEIAIDDPASSTFHGRDVFAPAAAEIHDAASVEAVDGLTRLTSWVDLEFPDPTPVEDGVNGTVLTVDDFGNAITNVPGAILDEHLGEAVTVNGVWAPARRTYAAVDAGNRVVTVGSHGNVELAVNQGRGDDRFSVSPGSRVRLRWT, encoded by the coding sequence ATGATCACGCTCAGCAGCGACTTCGGGTCGCCGTATCCCGCCGCGATGCGCGGGGTGATCTGCCGCGAATCCGAGGCGCGGATCGTCGAGGTCAGCCACGAGTTTCCCCGCCAGGACGTCCGCGCGACGGCGTTCTGGCTGCGCGAACTCCTCCCCGAGTTCCCGCCGGCGGTCCACTGCGTCGTCGTCGATCCCGGCGTCGGCACCGATCGGGCGGCGCTCGCGATCGCGGCGGGCGAGCACGTCCTCGTCGGCCCGGACAACGGCGTGTTGGTCCCGCCGGCCCGCGCGCTCGCTGACGGGAACGAGTTTACCGTCCACGAGATCGCGATCGACGACCCCGCGAGTTCGACCTTCCACGGGCGGGACGTGTTCGCGCCTGCGGCCGCCGAGATTCACGACGCCGCGTCGGTCGAGGCGGTCGACGGCCTGACACGCCTCACCTCGTGGGTCGATCTCGAATTTCCCGACCCGACGCCCGTCGAGGACGGCGTCAACGGGACGGTGCTCACGGTCGACGACTTCGGCAACGCCATCACGAACGTGCCCGGCGCGATTCTCGACGAGCACCTCGGCGAGGCCGTCACCGTCAACGGCGTCTGGGCGCCCGCACGGCGGACCTACGCCGCGGTCGACGCCGGCAATCGGGTCGTGACGGTCGGCAGCCACGGGAACGTCGAACTCGCGGTCAACCAGGGCCGGGGCGACGACCGGTTCAGCGTCTCGCCGGGGTCGCGCGTCCGTCTGCGGTGGACGTGA
- a CDS encoding PfkB family carbohydrate kinase, with protein sequence MSHVVAVGETPLRIEPVGRTRFEMADEATLVASGIESDVAIAARRMGADATWYSKLPATPTGRRISREVRQFGVDADPVTVADGTVGTVVAETGAHPRSDVTVTDRADAAAATLEPGELPMDDIQAADVVFCAGSTMALSETAAETVSAVLRATSGSTTAFDLAFEPTLTTPEQARETVTRTFESVDVLTARAADVRRVLDEDGQPQQLAHALAAAHDFETVVVRRADGEAVVWQDDVIHDRSPVETETVDAAGDHAAFVGAFLERLADGDSPDEALAWAVAAGAVARTVPGPLFSVTRDEVAAVREELGDDATGY encoded by the coding sequence ATGAGTCACGTGGTGGCCGTTGGCGAGACGCCACTCCGGATCGAACCGGTCGGACGGACCCGTTTCGAGATGGCCGACGAAGCGACACTCGTCGCGAGTGGGATCGAGAGCGACGTCGCGATCGCTGCCCGACGGATGGGCGCAGACGCGACCTGGTATTCGAAACTGCCGGCGACCCCGACGGGCCGGCGGATCAGCCGCGAGGTCCGCCAGTTCGGCGTCGACGCCGATCCGGTCACCGTCGCAGACGGTACCGTCGGAACGGTCGTCGCTGAGACCGGTGCGCACCCGCGCAGCGACGTGACCGTCACCGACCGGGCCGACGCCGCCGCGGCGACGCTCGAACCGGGCGAACTCCCGATGGACGACATTCAGGCCGCGGACGTCGTCTTCTGTGCGGGGTCGACGATGGCGCTCTCCGAGACTGCGGCCGAGACCGTGAGTGCCGTCCTGCGTGCCACCAGCGGGTCGACCACCGCGTTCGATCTGGCCTTCGAACCGACGCTGACCACGCCCGAACAGGCTCGCGAGACCGTCACGCGAACGTTCGAGTCGGTCGACGTGCTCACCGCGCGGGCGGCGGACGTGCGTCGCGTCCTCGACGAGGACGGCCAACCCCAGCAACTCGCGCACGCGCTCGCGGCCGCTCACGACTTCGAGACGGTCGTCGTCCGCCGGGCCGACGGCGAGGCGGTGGTCTGGCAGGACGACGTCATCCACGACCGCTCACCTGTCGAGACCGAGACCGTCGACGCGGCGGGCGACCACGCGGCGTTCGTCGGGGCCTTCCTCGAACGGCTGGCCGACGGCGATAGCCCGGACGAGGCGCTCGCGTGGGCGGTCGCCGCCGGAGCGGTGGCCCGGACCGTTCCCGGGCCACTCTTTTCGGTGACCCGCGATGAGGTCGCCGCCGTCCGGGAGGAACTGGGCGACGACGCGACGGGCTACTGA
- the lonB gene encoding ATP-dependent protease LonB, with amino-acid sequence MSDYTDSPDEDAASDDEREESPDAPSADDTDASPTEAPEEVADDTAESEESVAQTIPDLGADDAEGSDAGVDVDDTDADGGLDEVDDGLEEDPDDLGSTVSVEGDAAVEGDAEGLLGGLDISTTADIEVPDQLVDQVIGQEHARDIVKKAAKQRRHVMMIGSPGTGKSMLAKAMSQLLPPEDLQDVLIYHNPDDGNEPKVRTVPAGKGEQIVDAHREEANKRRQMKTFLMLVLMVAIGGYALITGNLLLGLVAVAVIFFGFQYFMQGDDAVIPNLLVNNAGVQTAPFEDATGAHAGALLGDVRHDPFQSGGMETPSHDRVEAGAIHKGNKGVLFVDEINTLDIRSQQKLMTAIQEGEFSITGQSERSSGAMVQTEPVPTDFIMVAAGNLDAMENMHPALRDRIKGYGYEVYMDDTIDDDPEIRRKYARFVAQEVEKDGRLPHFTPDAVREVILEARRRAGRKGHLTLKLRDLGGLVRVSGDVARAADKEFTEREDVLQAKKRSRSIEQQLADNYIDRRKDYELTVNAGDMVGRVNGLAVMGEDSGIVMPVMAEVAPSQGPGEVIATGKLQEIAMEAVQNVSAIIKKFSDEDISEKDIHIQFVQSYEGVEGDSASVTVATAVISALENVPIDQNLAMTGSLSVRGDVLPVGGVTHKIEAAAKTGLDRVIIPKANEQDVMIEEEYEDQIEIIPVSHLSEVLEVALAGEPEKDSLVDRLKSITGRALDGPVNPGSPSPQ; translated from the coding sequence ATGAGTGATTACACGGACTCCCCCGACGAGGACGCAGCGAGCGACGACGAGCGCGAGGAGTCCCCGGACGCGCCCTCTGCCGACGACACCGACGCGTCTCCGACGGAGGCTCCCGAGGAGGTGGCCGACGACACTGCCGAGAGCGAGGAGAGCGTGGCGCAGACGATTCCGGATCTCGGTGCGGACGACGCCGAGGGATCCGATGCGGGCGTGGACGTCGACGACACCGACGCTGACGGCGGTCTCGACGAGGTTGACGACGGTCTCGAAGAGGACCCCGACGACCTCGGAAGTACGGTGTCCGTCGAGGGCGATGCGGCGGTCGAGGGCGACGCCGAGGGACTGCTCGGTGGCCTGGACATCTCGACGACGGCCGACATCGAGGTGCCCGACCAGTTGGTCGATCAGGTGATCGGCCAGGAGCACGCTCGCGATATCGTCAAGAAGGCGGCCAAGCAGCGCCGCCACGTGATGATGATCGGTTCGCCCGGGACGGGCAAGTCGATGCTCGCGAAAGCGATGAGCCAACTCCTCCCGCCGGAGGACCTCCAGGACGTGCTGATCTATCACAACCCGGACGACGGCAACGAGCCGAAAGTCCGGACGGTCCCCGCGGGCAAGGGCGAACAGATCGTCGACGCCCACCGCGAGGAGGCCAACAAGCGCCGGCAGATGAAGACGTTCCTCATGCTCGTGTTGATGGTCGCGATCGGTGGGTACGCCCTCATCACGGGCAATCTCTTGCTCGGATTGGTCGCCGTCGCGGTCATCTTCTTCGGCTTCCAGTACTTCATGCAGGGCGACGACGCGGTCATCCCCAACCTGCTGGTGAACAACGCGGGCGTCCAGACCGCGCCGTTCGAGGACGCCACCGGGGCCCACGCCGGCGCGCTGCTCGGTGACGTCCGTCACGACCCGTTCCAATCGGGCGGCATGGAGACGCCCAGCCACGATCGGGTCGAGGCCGGCGCGATCCACAAGGGCAACAAAGGCGTGCTCTTCGTCGACGAGATCAACACGCTGGACATCCGCTCCCAGCAGAAGCTGATGACGGCGATTCAAGAGGGCGAGTTCTCGATCACCGGCCAGAGCGAGCGCTCCTCGGGCGCGATGGTCCAGACCGAACCCGTCCCGACCGATTTCATCATGGTCGCGGCGGGGAACCTCGACGCCATGGAGAACATGCACCCCGCCCTGCGCGACCGAATCAAAGGCTACGGGTACGAAGTCTACATGGACGACACCATCGACGACGACCCCGAGATCCGCCGGAAGTACGCCCGCTTCGTCGCCCAGGAGGTCGAAAAAGACGGTCGCCTCCCGCATTTCACCCCGGACGCGGTCCGCGAGGTCATCCTCGAAGCCCGCCGGCGGGCGGGCCGGAAGGGCCACCTGACGCTGAAACTCCGCGATCTGGGCGGGCTCGTCCGCGTCTCGGGCGACGTCGCGCGCGCCGCGGACAAGGAGTTCACCGAGCGCGAGGACGTCCTCCAGGCGAAAAAGCGCTCCCGGTCGATCGAACAGCAACTCGCGGACAACTACATCGACCGCCGGAAAGACTACGAGCTGACGGTCAACGCCGGCGACATGGTCGGGCGGGTCAACGGGCTCGCGGTCATGGGCGAGGACTCGGGCATCGTCATGCCCGTCATGGCCGAGGTCGCGCCCTCCCAGGGCCCCGGCGAGGTGATCGCGACGGGGAAACTCCAGGAGATCGCGATGGAGGCCGTCCAGAACGTGAGTGCGATCATCAAGAAGTTCTCCGACGAGGACATCTCGGAGAAAGACATCCACATCCAGTTCGTCCAGTCCTACGAGGGCGTCGAGGGCGACTCCGCCAGCGTCACCGTCGCGACGGCGGTGATCAGCGCGCTCGAAAACGTCCCGATCGATCAGAACCTCGCGATGACGGGGTCGCTGTCGGTCCGGGGCGACGTCCTCCCGGTCGGTGGCGTCACGCACAAGATCGAGGCCGCCGCGAAGACCGGCCTCGACCGGGTGATCATCCCGAAGGCGAACGAACAGGACGTCATGATCGAAGAGGAGTACGAAGACCAGATCGAGATCATCCCCGTCTCACACCTCTCGGAAGTGCTGGAGGTCGCGCTCGCGGGCGAACCCGAGAAGGACTCGCTGGTCGACCGCCTCAAATCGATCACGGGGCGCGCTCTCGACGGACCGGTCAACCCGGGCAGTCCGAGTCCGCAGTGA
- a CDS encoding PIN domain-containing protein, with protein sequence MYVETDFLTALVKDDDWLQDAAVRALDERGDIHTSILAYAEVLTLFYDHEAAAYGIDAPRAITNLLELVPIEPAEHEEAVLAAAAFIDEYDLTPCDALHAGLVATGDERVLSTEQDYDSVGVERVPLSPDASE encoded by the coding sequence GTGTACGTCGAAACCGACTTTCTCACCGCGCTGGTGAAAGACGACGACTGGCTCCAGGACGCTGCCGTTCGCGCGCTCGACGAGCGCGGCGACATCCACACCTCGATCCTCGCGTACGCAGAGGTCCTAACGTTGTTCTACGATCACGAGGCTGCCGCCTACGGGATCGACGCCCCGCGAGCGATCACGAATCTCCTCGAACTGGTCCCGATCGAGCCAGCCGAGCACGAAGAGGCGGTCCTGGCCGCCGCAGCGTTCATCGACGAGTATGATCTCACCCCGTGCGATGCCCTCCACGCTGGCCTCGTCGCGACTGGCGACGAGCGTGTCCTCTCGACCGAGCAGGACTACGATTCGGTCGGGGTCGAGCGAGTCCCGCTCTCGCCAGACGCCTCAGAGTGA
- the dph5 gene encoding diphthine synthase encodes MLTFVGLGLYDERSVTQRGADAIASSDRAFVETYTSRLMGATIADLDAAHDRSFEPCDRDRVERNPDPILDAAADGDAVFCVVGDPMIATTHVDLRLRAIDRDIETRVIHGTTAQTAASSLTGLQNYRFGPATTIPFPETHDGLPDSVTDRIAENRARDCHTLAFLDIDRANDRYLRADRAAGLLAEADDGLGVVVARAGSPEPLVDADRLSALADRSFGDPLHMLVVPAALHPLERDALEALGDAPADLLESE; translated from the coding sequence ATGCTCACGTTCGTCGGTCTTGGCCTCTACGACGAGCGCTCGGTCACCCAGCGCGGTGCTGACGCCATCGCGAGTTCGGACCGAGCCTTCGTCGAGACCTACACCAGTCGATTGATGGGCGCGACGATCGCGGACCTCGACGCCGCCCACGACCGGTCGTTCGAGCCCTGCGATCGCGACCGTGTCGAGCGCAATCCCGACCCGATCCTCGACGCCGCTGCCGACGGCGACGCTGTCTTCTGTGTCGTCGGTGATCCGATGATCGCGACCACGCACGTCGACTTGCGCTTGCGCGCGATCGATCGCGACATCGAGACGCGCGTGATCCACGGCACGACCGCTCAGACCGCCGCCTCGTCGCTCACGGGCCTCCAGAACTATCGGTTCGGCCCGGCGACGACGATTCCGTTCCCCGAGACCCACGACGGCCTGCCCGACAGTGTCACCGACCGGATCGCAGAGAATCGAGCCCGGGACTGTCACACGCTGGCCTTCCTCGACATCGATCGGGCGAACGACCGGTATCTGCGGGCCGATCGCGCGGCGGGCCTGCTCGCTGAAGCGGACGACGGCCTGGGTGTCGTCGTCGCACGGGCGGGCAGTCCCGAGCCACTGGTCGACGCCGACCGGTTGAGCGCGCTGGCCGACCGCTCCTTTGGCGATCCGCTCCACATGCTGGTCGTGCCCGCGGCGTTGCACCCCCTGGAGCGGGACGCACTCGAAGCGCTCGGAGACGCGCCAGCGGACCTGCTCGAAAGCGAATAG
- a CDS encoding AbrB/MazE/SpoVT family DNA-binding domain-containing protein produces MSSSTDERGRIYLPKEMRERFGEEYRIVELPSHVALFPVDDDPLEGLRDAVGDAFAGRDPDDLKAAAREGLSRDVRAEADDHSQTGE; encoded by the coding sequence ATGTCGAGTTCGACCGACGAGCGGGGGCGGATCTACCTGCCAAAGGAGATGCGCGAGCGGTTCGGGGAGGAGTATCGCATCGTCGAGTTGCCGAGTCACGTCGCCCTCTTCCCCGTCGACGACGATCCGCTGGAGGGGCTCCGAGACGCCGTTGGCGACGCCTTCGCGGGGCGTGATCCAGACGACCTGAAAGCAGCAGCGCGTGAGGGACTGTCCCGAGACGTCCGGGCGGAAGCGGACGATCACTCCCAGACCGGTGAGTGA
- a CDS encoding succinylglutamate desuccinylase/aspartoacylase family protein, producing the protein MISLGSAAAAPGEVATGRLPIGETRDGSSVGLPVAVVNGAEAGETLYLQAASDGDEANGVGVVREFVPRIDPAALRGAILVVGIVNYHGFQAGEHRNPLDDTKTNRAYPGDDAGTTSERIAATTFEAASRADYIVDLHQGSTSRMIHEVRVRCGRHHRMHDACLDLARAFDAGTILDQKGPEGQLARVGPDEGIPTIDPELGGAVGIDPASVEVGVQGLMNVCRSYDFLPGETSPGEQTCARDFDQYVAPAGGIVEFGAEPGETVAAGDRLFRVTDVFGSEKAVVTANTGGLFWRTRRLAQVGTGEYVCSVGTDLRTC; encoded by the coding sequence ATGATCAGTCTGGGTTCGGCGGCGGCCGCCCCCGGTGAGGTGGCGACTGGCCGACTGCCGATCGGTGAGACGCGTGACGGGTCGTCGGTGGGCCTGCCGGTCGCGGTCGTCAACGGGGCCGAGGCGGGCGAGACGCTGTACCTCCAGGCCGCCAGCGACGGCGACGAGGCCAACGGCGTCGGCGTCGTCCGCGAGTTCGTCCCGCGGATCGACCCCGCCGCCCTGCGCGGTGCGATCCTCGTCGTCGGCATCGTCAACTACCACGGCTTCCAGGCCGGCGAACACCGCAACCCGCTCGACGACACCAAGACCAACCGGGCCTATCCCGGTGACGACGCGGGGACGACCAGCGAGCGTATCGCGGCGACGACGTTCGAGGCGGCCTCGCGCGCGGACTACATCGTCGATCTGCACCAGGGCTCGACCAGCCGGATGATCCACGAGGTGCGCGTCCGGTGTGGCCGCCACCACCGGATGCACGACGCGTGTCTCGATCTGGCACGCGCGTTCGACGCGGGGACGATCCTCGATCAGAAAGGCCCGGAGGGGCAACTCGCCCGCGTCGGCCCCGACGAGGGCATCCCCACGATCGATCCCGAACTCGGCGGCGCGGTCGGGATCGATCCCGCGAGCGTCGAGGTCGGGGTCCAGGGACTGATGAACGTCTGTCGATCCTACGATTTCCTCCCCGGCGAGACATCGCCCGGCGAGCAGACCTGTGCGCGCGATTTCGATCAGTACGTCGCGCCCGCGGGCGGGATCGTCGAGTTCGGCGCCGAGCCCGGCGAGACGGTGGCGGCGGGCGACCGGCTTTTCCGCGTCACGGACGTGTTCGGCTCGGAGAAGGCGGTCGTCACGGCGAACACGGGTGGGCTGTTCTGGCGCACCCGACGGCTGGCGCAGGTCGGGACCGGCGAGTACGTCTGTTCGGTCGGGACCGATCTGCGGACCTGTTGA
- the artA gene encoding archaeosortase A: MITALGDALAWVHGFADPMIWVVLVTFLAGALLERAAHRSTIEWVDDRLVRRAYLLAWLALAAYWLTQIHYFVFQARSIVEAPAVIAAAPVSVYVGVLVARGRARLLTLSRAIAVMWLVYMPFTSLALLRRPLIEVVTHHSEFVLRFLTRDFRVITGVATETGIRTGPPITMNGVELAANLSIGEKHYPYRSTFLFVQDGHPIMYTIRIACTGIGSMAVFAGLIAAVRAPLKRKLTAIATAAGIIYVLNIARNVFISYTFGHQRLHVAPDLIMGLFGLSDPYLVSYYVSDRIISQSLSVVILVAITWIVVRQVPEVLAIVEEGLAVLTGREYDLSTVIESRKAALDGDTEDADATDEDDA, from the coding sequence GTGATTACAGCGCTCGGTGACGCACTCGCGTGGGTCCACGGGTTCGCGGATCCGATGATCTGGGTGGTCCTCGTGACCTTTCTCGCCGGCGCGCTCCTCGAACGCGCGGCCCATCGCTCGACGATCGAGTGGGTGGACGATCGGTTGGTCCGGCGGGCCTATCTGCTCGCGTGGCTTGCGCTCGCGGCCTACTGGCTGACACAGATCCACTACTTCGTGTTCCAGGCTCGCAGCATCGTCGAAGCGCCCGCCGTCATCGCCGCCGCTCCCGTCTCCGTCTACGTCGGCGTCCTCGTCGCCCGCGGCCGGGCGCGCCTTTTGACGCTGTCCCGAGCGATCGCCGTGATGTGGCTGGTTTACATGCCCTTTACCTCGCTGGCACTCCTCCGTCGCCCGCTGATCGAGGTCGTCACCCACCACAGCGAGTTCGTGCTTCGATTCCTGACTCGGGACTTCCGGGTCATCACCGGCGTCGCGACCGAGACGGGGATCCGCACCGGACCGCCGATCACGATGAACGGCGTGGAACTCGCGGCGAACCTCTCGATCGGTGAGAAACACTACCCCTACCGGAGCACGTTCCTGTTCGTCCAGGACGGCCACCCGATCATGTACACCATCCGCATCGCGTGTACGGGCATCGGGAGCATGGCCGTGTTCGCCGGTCTGATCGCCGCCGTGCGCGCACCGCTCAAGCGAAAGCTCACAGCGATCGCCACCGCCGCGGGGATCATCTACGTGCTCAACATCGCGCGGAACGTCTTCATCTCGTATACGTTCGGTCACCAGCGCCTGCACGTCGCCCCCGATCTGATCATGGGCCTGTTCGGCCTCAGCGATCCGTATCTGGTCTCGTATTACGTCAGCGATCGGATCATCAGCCAGTCGCTGTCGGTCGTCATCCTCGTCGCGATCACGTGGATCGTCGTCCGGCAGGTCCCCGAAGTCCTCGCGATCGTCGAGGAAGGACTGGCCGTCCTGACCGGCCGGGAGTACGACCTCTCGACGGTGATCGAGAGTCGAAAAGCCGCACTCGACGGCGACACCGAGGACGCAGACGCGACCGACGAAGACGACGCCTGA